The DNA window CTGAACACTCATACTCAACTTCATAGGTTCCTGCCATTTGATTTACTGAAATGGTGATTGCATTGTCATGTTCCAGGAGTATGCTTTTTATCCCATACCTGATCATTAAACAGTGCACTTTTCTGTTTTATTTGTATAGTTTGGCTCTAGAATTGCGAGGGAATCTAATCGACAGAACTTTGGAAGCAATCGGGCAGCAAACCAGGCATCTGCGGGAAGTGCTATTGTTAACTTGCCTTCTCACCGTACTTGACATGATGTACTTTGCAACTAGATGAACACAATTTTGGAGTGGTAGAGCTTTCAGGGTGGCCAATCTTGAGAGTGCCAGATAATTGCTTCCGGGATCTCTCATTGGTTTGCTGGTGACAGGGATGATGGCCAGCCATAGCATTTCCATATGGTATGTCTTACAGGCTCAAGTCGCATCAATTTGTGCAGAAGAATTAGTAGCTGTGGGTTGGGAAGAACTTAGTAGCATGATTCATCCCCTGGATCCGGATGAAAACTGAAGGGGAGGGGGAACAATGGTGCATAATCAGGATTGGTACCCCTATCGTTAATGGTTCTTTtcattatttgaatttaaaaaaatcatatatgttATCAAGTGAAGTAAATTAtggggttaattatactttacaaTACCGAAAGAGAGAGGTTGTTACAAATTTTGCACAAATTTTTCTGTAGTATTGTCATTGTAGGAGAATCTGCCCATCCTGTTTAATGCTCGTTCTACAGTCCAAGTTATGTATTGGACCATTGCATATGGTGCCACACTGTTGGGTAGCATTATTTGGTCAAAATCAGCCGGTCATTGAAGAACATGTGCATGCATATGCCATTGCTCCCAGTGTGTCCCAAAACATGTGTATATACTCACCAGAACCTACAAGGTGGAGTATAAGAATCTGTCGTTATATTATTCTTGTATTTGATTATAATTTTTGATATGCCCGAAATTCGAGGTAAGAAAATATGAGGCCAAATGGCACTCGAGTCATCAAAAACGGTGGAATATAATCCATAAACACATGAGAAGTATAGAATAAAAACACAACAGACTAAACTCTCTTGGTACAAATAGACATTGGAGGTACTACATCGGGATGAAAACCCAATTTAAATATAAAacgaaaatataaaacaaacataGAACCATTGTCTAATGCTGAGAACTTGAGGTGGGATTGAGACGACAAAAATTGTTGTTGTAGATCTAGATCAATCAGTTTGAAACTGCATCCAAAACATATCTGATAATTTGAGAGACAACATGAAAGCAGATATGGAAGTAGAGGCATATCCAGATGTATATCGAAAGAgattaatcatcatcatcattgtcgTCGCACTGATGTTGTCAATAGACAAACCCACGAGTAGAACACTTAGAGAATTCAAATTATTCGACAAGCATACTAAGATTGTTCcaagagaaagaaacaaaacaaaaacatcatGGGGATGAGGAAGTGGAGAATAAGGATCTCCACCTCCTCCGATCAGATTTGGCGAGAAgttagagagaggagagagggcaaagaaatttttttaaagagaacTCTATGAAAATAGTAGGTTAAGATCATGCGAACTGGGTAGTGATATTTGATTATAATTCAGTACAAATGAGCCAGTGATCATCTAGCAGATGACATAATTGTGGCATGTTATGATATACTTTCTTAATGATGGACGCTCGTACCAAATTGTATGGATTTTGAAGATCTTAATTTTGATTCTAATTCCGAGTAAGAGCAATATCACTATGGTCATGCGTTGAGTTTTGAGTTAACTTATCATGTCATTATGTGAGAAATTTTTATATATGCAGACCTGAATAAGCCCATATCAGATGTAGACAAGAAAGTTATTCGTTAGGAGAGCTTGCTTTTGCTCGTGACATGTCACATTAATGACATTATATTATCCACCTCTCAAAGAAGTTGCATTGTTTTCCACTCTTATCTATAAAATAAAACGTCACAAGAGAAAGCAGGTCGGTGAACATgtatcatattaatatattatatacccATTCATTTAAagtattccaaaaaaaaaaaaaaaaaaaaaggattcccaattttttaatttttttatgtaaatGGCATATTAGTAATTAGTGATCGATGTCTCAGTCTGCATCTAACATATGTGCTGATCCATTTCACTCGCTCCACTTTGCTCACTGTCTGCTCTCTTTTTGTTTCCTCCTCTGCAACCACTCCTCCGCTAGATCTGATCCGGATTTGTTCAGGTATCCATCTCTTCCACCTCTAGACCTAGATCTTTTGCTTCTACTCCTAGCTTTGAAGCGCTGTTGTAAAGCTgtttaattttctctttctttgtgAATTTGCGAAATTGTAAGTAGTCGCGATACTACCGCTATCACATGCTCTATCTTTTTTTCGGATCTGTTTTTGAATTTGGACTGTGGAAAAAGCATTTCGTTAAGATATCGCTCTGGTTGATGCGTTTAAGCGAAACTGTTTGGTTTAATCTGTTGCGGATGATTTTGTGGGGCGTTTGGTATGGCGGATGATGTTATGTTGGTTTATATGGAATGATTAGTTGTCTCCTTACTGCAAGAAATGCAGCACATAGAATGTCATGGCATCATATGTGACTCAATTTTGGTGATGAATGCACTCTTATTCCGGGGAGTCCTTTTAGCTGtttaatttttgtgattttttttgagCTTCGAATTCCTTTTGTGAATACCCACTATATGAGTATTGTCTTTTTGGATGAAAtgctttcttgtttgtttttgttttttttttttaaacaagtgTGAGAGCATGGGCCGTGGAGTTAGCAGTGGTGGAGGACAGAGTTCACTGGGCTATCTGTTTGGCAGTGGAGAGGCACCACCAAAACCAGCCGCTGAAAATCCCCAACCGACCATAAATGAAGGCCAGGCTGCTGTAAACAATGGTCCTCCTTCCAAGCCTGCTGCGCCTCCTTCAAAACCAGTAGATGTCGCCAAGCAGATCCCAGCTGGTATCAACAGCACTTCTTCAAACAACTATATGCGGGCCGATGGTCAAAATGCTGGCAACTTCCTCACGGTACAACTGTTCATGATTGCTTTTGCTAATGTCCTTTTGCTGTTTGCATGAGGTTCACTTTATGGAGATACTATTAGAAACAATTTGCTCAGTTTCTGCCAGCTTTTTATATGAATAAGTATTGGACTTAAAAGAATGAATCATGCTCTCGTGTTGGTTGTTAGGTATAGATGGTGAGTTATCAGTTTTCTGAATTTGCTTGCTTCTTGTTGTTGCTATGAAGACTTAAATGTCTTTTTTCCTCCAGCACACTGAATATGGTTAACAATGTCATTCCCCAACTAACACCTCCACCCCCTCTTTCCCCTATAGGCATTGGAATGTTTATATAATTGATTTCTTGTCAATCGGTTTTCTCTTAAGAAGTATGAACTAAGAAGGTTGTGGATGGATggagaattttttaaaaaaattcagggGCAATCTCTAGACGTGCAAGGGAATAAAAGAATGGGACTGCTCTGTAAATTATGAATTCAGATTGGGAAAGGAagggatttctttttttttgaacattAGGAATTTCCTTGCACTGTGAGGGTTCTTAATAGCTTGTAGTTAGGATAGCAATAAAGATTTTCTAGGGAAATGGATGGAAGAGCTTGTTTGTtgcaagaaacaaaaacagggATGATATTGAGAGAATTTGTGAGATACCAATGGGGGAACCTTGTGTGGAATCGTGGTATCTGGCAGAATTTGTGAACAACAGCAAGAGTTTTGGTTCTGTGGGATAAAAGCGTGGTAGATAAAGTGGTTTGTATGCAGGTTTTTCCTTCTCAGTTTCTGGCCTGTTTAATTGTCTAGGTAGTAACTTTCAGTTAGCTTTTGCTGGCATTTATGGGTAATGTTGATAGTGATAGCATTTATATGTTGTATATTATTGTTTGAAAACTgctgtttttaaaatttgtttggaaCTTTGGATTACCATGAGAAATCATGAGGTCAAATGCTAATTTGTGGATTGGGTCAAACTTTTAATTGCTTAACAAAAGGAACAATCTGCTTTGAACAGTTGAACTCTCGTGATAACTTAATAATTTAAATTGTTCAAGTTAAAAGATGCTACTACAAAGTAAAACATTGAAACTG is part of the Tripterygium wilfordii isolate XIE 37 chromosome 7, ASM1340144v1, whole genome shotgun sequence genome and encodes:
- the LOC120001358 gene encoding protein SPIRAL1-like 2, translating into MGRGVSSGGGQSSLGYLFGSGEAPPKPAAENPQPTINEGQAAVNNGPPSKPAAPPSKPVDVAKQIPAGINSTSSNNYMRADGQNAGNFLTDRPSTKVHAAPGGGSSLGYLFGNGGGSGN